In a genomic window of Lycium ferocissimum isolate CSIRO_LF1 chromosome 9, AGI_CSIRO_Lferr_CH_V1, whole genome shotgun sequence:
- the LOC132029664 gene encoding clathrin interactor EPSIN 1-like isoform X2: MDFMKVFDQTVREIKREVNLKVLKVPEIEQKVLDATEDEPWGPHGTALAEIAQATKKFSECQMVMNVLWTRLTETGKNWRFVYKSLTSFEYIEPSGKDLGINVRKKAENIVALLNNKEKIQEVRSKAAANREKYVGVSSSGMTYKASSASFSSSGGFQSSERYGGFGNKSDGDSFKDSFNEKNRYDEHKVDQSTYKSKKGSSRYGSKVQETVSASGSKTIKKVGEPEKSSRPSQSSTVSSTDYEEDFDDFDPRGTSSSKPSAGNSNQVNLFEQNLLGDLLDAPTPAPTATSTVNTDPSEVDLFADAAFVSAKPKSETGVTSQSVRSEGDLFSDANFVSAKPQTETGVTSQTPKGVDLFATQPASSVAASTIDFFAAPDPVIQSDNRSSKPDQMNINIVDPFASVPLNTFDNSDPFGSFVSHKPAPMHDENATNGGSHEARDKVSKSSVEAKTPPKKDTFQVRSGIWADSLSRGLIDLNISAPKKVNLADVGIVGGLTDGSDEREKGPTSFYTSRAMGQGIGHGKSGFPSAATAGDDIFSSLNTQNYQFGSFQK; the protein is encoded by the exons ATGGATTTCATGAAGGTCTTCGATCAAACGGTCCGCGAAAT TAAGAGGGAGGTGAATTTGAAAGTGTTGAAAGTACCTGAGATCGAGCAGAAG GTATTGGATGCTACTGAAGATGAGCCCTGGGGCCCTCATGGTACTGCTTTGGCTGAGATAGCACAGGCCACAAAAAAATT CTCCGAGTGTCAGATGGTCATGAATGTGCTCTGGACAAGATTGACTGAAACTGGAAAGAACTGGCGTTTTGTCTATAAG TCTCTCACAAGTTTCGAGTACATTGAGCCAAGTGGTAAGGATTTGGGAATTAATGTGAGGAAGAAGGCAGAAAATATTGTGGCACTATTGAATAACAAAGAGAAGATACAAGAGGTTAGGAGTAAAGCTGCTGCAAATCGTGAGAA GTACGTTGGAGTATCATCTTCGGGAATGACATATAAGGCAAGCTCTGCCTCTTTTAGCAGCAGTGGAGGCTTTCAGAGTAGTGAGCGATATGGAGGTTTTGGAAATAAAAGTGATGGTGATTCATTTAAGGATAGTTTTAATGAAAAGAATCGATATGATGAACATAAGGTTGATCAAAGTACTTATAAGTCAAAGAAGGGATCTTCTCGCTATGGCAG caaagttcaagaaactgtTTCTGCTAGTGGATCAAAGACGATAAAGAAGGTAGGTGAGCCTGAAAAATCTTCACGTCCTTCACAGAGCTCAACTGTATCATCAACCGATTACGAGGAAGATTTTGACGATTTTGATCCTCGGGGTACTTCGAGTTCTA AACCTTCTGCAGGGAATTCTAACCAAGTAAATCTATTTGAGCAAAATTTGCTTGGTGACCTATTGGATGCACCAACACCTGCTCCAACTGCTACATCTACAGTGAACACTGATCCATCAGAGGTTGATTTATTTGCTGATGCCGCTTTTGTATCAgcaaaaccaaaaagtgaaaCGGGTGTAACTTCCCAAAGTGTTCGATCAGAGGGTGATTTATTTTCTGATGCCAACTTTGTATCAGCAAAACCACAAACTGAAACGGGTGTAACTTCCCAAACTCCA AAGGGTGTGGATCTGTTTGCCACCCAGCCTGCTTCTTCAGTTGCAGCTTCAACAATAGATTTTTTTGCTGCCCCGGATCCAGTTATACAGTCTGATAACAGATCCTCAAAACCAGACCAGATGAATATTAACATTGTTGATCCATTTGCTTCAGTTCCACTAAATACTTTTGATAACTCTGACCCTTTTGGTTCATTTGTTTCTCATAAACCTGCACCTATGCACGATGAAAATGCTACCAATGGTGGGAGTCATGAGGCTCGTGACAAAGTAAGCAAATCGTCTGTTGAAGCTAAAACACCACCGAAGAAGGATACATTTCAAGTCAGATCTGGAATATGGGCTGATTCGTTGAGCCGTGGGCTGATTGATCTGAATATAAGTGCAC CCAAAAAGGTCAACCTTGCAGATGTTGGCATCGTGGGAGGATTGACTGATGGATCAGATGAGAGAGAAAAAGGGCCAACTTCTTTTTACACTAGCAGAGCAATGGGTCAAGGAATCGGGCATGGCAAATCCGGTTTTCCATCAGCAGCAACAGCTGGAGATGACATATTTTCAAGTCTCAACACACAAAACTATCAGTTTGGCAGCTTTCAGAAGTGA
- the LOC132029664 gene encoding clathrin interactor EPSIN 1-like isoform X1, translating to MDFMKVFDQTVREIKREVNLKVLKVPEIEQKVLDATEDEPWGPHGTALAEIAQATKKFSECQMVMNVLWTRLTETGKNWRFVYKSLAVIEYLVAHGADRAVDDIIEHTYQISSLTSFEYIEPSGKDLGINVRKKAENIVALLNNKEKIQEVRSKAAANREKYVGVSSSGMTYKASSASFSSSGGFQSSERYGGFGNKSDGDSFKDSFNEKNRYDEHKVDQSTYKSKKGSSRYGSKVQETVSASGSKTIKKVGEPEKSSRPSQSSTVSSTDYEEDFDDFDPRGTSSSKPSAGNSNQVNLFEQNLLGDLLDAPTPAPTATSTVNTDPSEVDLFADAAFVSAKPKSETGVTSQSVRSEGDLFSDANFVSAKPQTETGVTSQTPKGVDLFATQPASSVAASTIDFFAAPDPVIQSDNRSSKPDQMNINIVDPFASVPLNTFDNSDPFGSFVSHKPAPMHDENATNGGSHEARDKVSKSSVEAKTPPKKDTFQVRSGIWADSLSRGLIDLNISAPKKVNLADVGIVGGLTDGSDEREKGPTSFYTSRAMGQGIGHGKSGFPSAATAGDDIFSSLNTQNYQFGSFQK from the exons ATGGATTTCATGAAGGTCTTCGATCAAACGGTCCGCGAAAT TAAGAGGGAGGTGAATTTGAAAGTGTTGAAAGTACCTGAGATCGAGCAGAAG GTATTGGATGCTACTGAAGATGAGCCCTGGGGCCCTCATGGTACTGCTTTGGCTGAGATAGCACAGGCCACAAAAAAATT CTCCGAGTGTCAGATGGTCATGAATGTGCTCTGGACAAGATTGACTGAAACTGGAAAGAACTGGCGTTTTGTCTATAAG TCGTTGGCTGTTATAGAGTACTTGGTGGCGCACGGAGCTGACCGTGCAGTTGATGACATTATAGAACATACCTATCAGATCTCT TCTCTCACAAGTTTCGAGTACATTGAGCCAAGTGGTAAGGATTTGGGAATTAATGTGAGGAAGAAGGCAGAAAATATTGTGGCACTATTGAATAACAAAGAGAAGATACAAGAGGTTAGGAGTAAAGCTGCTGCAAATCGTGAGAA GTACGTTGGAGTATCATCTTCGGGAATGACATATAAGGCAAGCTCTGCCTCTTTTAGCAGCAGTGGAGGCTTTCAGAGTAGTGAGCGATATGGAGGTTTTGGAAATAAAAGTGATGGTGATTCATTTAAGGATAGTTTTAATGAAAAGAATCGATATGATGAACATAAGGTTGATCAAAGTACTTATAAGTCAAAGAAGGGATCTTCTCGCTATGGCAG caaagttcaagaaactgtTTCTGCTAGTGGATCAAAGACGATAAAGAAGGTAGGTGAGCCTGAAAAATCTTCACGTCCTTCACAGAGCTCAACTGTATCATCAACCGATTACGAGGAAGATTTTGACGATTTTGATCCTCGGGGTACTTCGAGTTCTA AACCTTCTGCAGGGAATTCTAACCAAGTAAATCTATTTGAGCAAAATTTGCTTGGTGACCTATTGGATGCACCAACACCTGCTCCAACTGCTACATCTACAGTGAACACTGATCCATCAGAGGTTGATTTATTTGCTGATGCCGCTTTTGTATCAgcaaaaccaaaaagtgaaaCGGGTGTAACTTCCCAAAGTGTTCGATCAGAGGGTGATTTATTTTCTGATGCCAACTTTGTATCAGCAAAACCACAAACTGAAACGGGTGTAACTTCCCAAACTCCA AAGGGTGTGGATCTGTTTGCCACCCAGCCTGCTTCTTCAGTTGCAGCTTCAACAATAGATTTTTTTGCTGCCCCGGATCCAGTTATACAGTCTGATAACAGATCCTCAAAACCAGACCAGATGAATATTAACATTGTTGATCCATTTGCTTCAGTTCCACTAAATACTTTTGATAACTCTGACCCTTTTGGTTCATTTGTTTCTCATAAACCTGCACCTATGCACGATGAAAATGCTACCAATGGTGGGAGTCATGAGGCTCGTGACAAAGTAAGCAAATCGTCTGTTGAAGCTAAAACACCACCGAAGAAGGATACATTTCAAGTCAGATCTGGAATATGGGCTGATTCGTTGAGCCGTGGGCTGATTGATCTGAATATAAGTGCAC CCAAAAAGGTCAACCTTGCAGATGTTGGCATCGTGGGAGGATTGACTGATGGATCAGATGAGAGAGAAAAAGGGCCAACTTCTTTTTACACTAGCAGAGCAATGGGTCAAGGAATCGGGCATGGCAAATCCGGTTTTCCATCAGCAGCAACAGCTGGAGATGACATATTTTCAAGTCTCAACACACAAAACTATCAGTTTGGCAGCTTTCAGAAGTGA